A single region of the Desulfonatronovibrio hydrogenovorans DSM 9292 genome encodes:
- a CDS encoding ribonuclease J yields MDSGENYVKLIPLGGLGEIGQNCMVLESRDSMVVIDCGLMFPEDFLLGVDVVIPRFDYVIKNKDKLKGIVLTHGHEDHIGALPWLMPYVDVPIYGSRFTLQLVSNKLSEFNLMDYVQTEVVDQNSVLELGDFTFNFFRVCHSIIEGFGLGIETPMGRMVHTGDFKLDREPMGGHLTDLDAFRAFAEPGVMLLLSDSTNVEREGYALTEREIMSSLRGYFAKAKGRILVTLFSSHIQRMQEIFDLAREFGRKVAISGRSLAKNIDMAMEEGFLRVDHDVYCPLEDLPGYDDSEMVLLLTGSQGEPLSALTRLALGEHKQLQINKGDLVLMSSRIIPGNTKAITRVINNLYRLGAEVVYEKVRAIHASGHAHREELKVMLETVSPRFFIPVHGEYRHLFKHVQLAKECGVAPERSIVLEDGQPLTFTAKGVRFEEEIFSESILVDGKGVGDVGHTVLKERHILGGEGLVIAIMVVSQETGEMLMGPRILSRGFIFEQQYAHVLEDAKCLVLDIFEDIPPGATKKLEEKTRSTLRRFFRKILERDPIVIPLVIKV; encoded by the coding sequence ATGGATTCAGGTGAAAATTATGTTAAATTGATCCCGTTGGGAGGACTGGGTGAAATCGGTCAGAACTGCATGGTCCTGGAGAGCAGGGATTCCATGGTGGTCATTGATTGCGGTCTCATGTTTCCTGAGGACTTTCTTCTGGGGGTGGACGTGGTCATACCCAGGTTTGACTATGTCATAAAAAACAAGGACAAGCTTAAGGGAATTGTCCTGACCCATGGACATGAAGACCATATCGGGGCCCTGCCCTGGCTCATGCCTTATGTGGATGTTCCCATTTACGGTTCCAGGTTCACGTTGCAGCTTGTTTCCAACAAGCTTTCTGAATTCAACCTCATGGACTATGTGCAGACCGAGGTGGTGGATCAGAACAGCGTTCTTGAACTGGGTGATTTCACCTTTAATTTTTTCCGGGTTTGCCATTCCATTATAGAGGGGTTTGGCCTGGGCATTGAAACTCCCATGGGCAGGATGGTCCATACCGGAGATTTTAAGCTGGACCGTGAACCAATGGGGGGCCACCTGACTGACCTTGATGCCTTCAGGGCCTTTGCTGAACCAGGGGTGATGCTTCTTCTGTCCGACTCCACCAATGTTGAAAGGGAGGGTTATGCCCTGACTGAAAGGGAGATCATGTCATCTCTCAGGGGGTATTTTGCCAAGGCCAAGGGTCGGATACTGGTGACCCTGTTTTCCAGCCATATCCAGCGGATGCAGGAGATATTCGATCTGGCCCGGGAATTTGGACGCAAGGTAGCCATCAGTGGCCGGAGTCTTGCCAAGAATATTGACATGGCCATGGAAGAGGGCTTTCTGAGGGTGGATCATGATGTTTATTGTCCGCTGGAGGATTTGCCTGGTTACGATGATTCAGAAATGGTCCTTTTATTGACCGGATCTCAGGGCGAACCTCTCTCCGCCCTGACCAGGCTCGCCCTGGGCGAACACAAGCAGCTGCAGATCAATAAGGGCGATCTGGTGCTCATGTCTTCCAGGATAATTCCGGGCAATACCAAGGCCATAACCAGGGTCATCAATAACCTTTACCGGCTGGGTGCGGAAGTGGTTTATGAAAAGGTCCGGGCCATTCACGCCTCAGGCCATGCCCATAGGGAAGAACTGAAGGTGATGCTGGAAACGGTATCCCCCAGGTTTTTCATTCCGGTCCATGGAGAATACAGGCACCTGTTCAAGCATGTCCAGCTGGCCAAGGAATGCGGGGTTGCTCCGGAAAGAAGCATCGTTCTGGAGGACGGGCAGCCTTTGACCTTTACTGCCAAAGGGGTCCGGTTTGAGGAGGAGATTTTTTCCGAATCCATCCTGGTGGACGGAAAGGGTGTAGGAGACGTAGGCCATACTGTGCTTAAGGAGAGGCATATCCTGGGCGGAGAAGGACTGGTTATAGCAATAATGGTGGTCAGCCAGGAAACCGGGGAAATGCTCATGGGGCCCAGAATTTTGTCCAGAGGGTTTATTTTTGAACAGCAGTATGCCCATGTTCTTGAAGATGCCAAATGTCTTGTGCTGGATATATTTGAAGATATTCCGCCCGGTGCAACAAAAAAACTTGAGGAAAAGACCCGTTCCACCCTGCGCAGATTTTTTCGGAAAATCCTGGAAAGGGATCCTATTGTAATACCCCTGGTAATAAAAGTGTGA
- the ngg gene encoding N-acetylglutaminylglutamine synthetase, translating into MAHKYKKDHRFDRSNVPSLRSWESKNLAPGIKAEDDVVLDCGWGRLIFGHTFKDQEKLVQAILKETPGKRDIAIYLRDPHVVLSLAPQDLFMDPSHTYRLWLDNYLPGKALPKRFVIRRISSLEDCRAVNRIYSTWGMVNSSEDFMWKNRKSRKIVILVAEDVDRRQIIGTVTGVDHKAAYSDPENGSSLWCLAVDAQAPHPGVGEAMVRHLAENFMAKGRSYLDLSVMHDNKQAIALYEKLGFQRVPVFCIKRKNPINEPLFTSTPETSQLNPYSTIIIKEARRRGISVEVLDQESGHFALTLGGRTVVCWESLSEMTSAIALCRCDDKSLTRRILRRAGLNVPEQIKAGNREENHVFLQKHGSLVVKPARGEQGAGISVDVRGPDGLDKACRAASRVCSTVLLENYVQGQDLRIIVIDFKVVAGAVRKPAEIVGTGRHTIKELIQKQSRRRRAATGGESKIPLDGETKRCVAQSGYDLESILPAEERLEVRKTANLHTGGTIHDVTEKLHPELVRAAEHAARAINIPVVGLDFLVSDVTGPEYVIIEANERPGLANHEPQPTAQRYVDFLFPQTVV; encoded by the coding sequence ATGGCGCACAAGTACAAGAAAGACCATCGGTTTGACCGCAGCAATGTTCCTTCCCTGCGCAGCTGGGAAAGCAAAAACCTAGCACCCGGGATCAAGGCCGAAGATGACGTGGTTTTGGATTGCGGTTGGGGAAGACTGATTTTTGGACACACCTTCAAGGATCAGGAAAAACTGGTGCAGGCTATTCTTAAGGAGACGCCCGGCAAAAGAGATATCGCCATCTATCTCCGGGATCCCCACGTTGTCCTGTCTCTGGCCCCTCAGGACCTGTTCATGGATCCTTCACACACCTACCGGCTGTGGCTTGATAATTACCTGCCGGGCAAGGCCCTGCCCAAGCGGTTTGTGATCCGCAGGATAAGTTCCCTGGAGGATTGCCGGGCAGTGAACCGGATCTATTCCACCTGGGGCATGGTCAATTCCAGTGAAGATTTTATGTGGAAAAACCGCAAATCAAGGAAGATCGTGATTCTTGTAGCTGAAGATGTGGACCGCAGGCAGATCATCGGTACTGTGACCGGTGTGGACCACAAGGCCGCCTACAGTGATCCGGAAAATGGTTCAAGTTTGTGGTGTCTGGCTGTGGATGCCCAGGCCCCTCACCCTGGGGTTGGAGAGGCAATGGTCCGGCATCTGGCTGAAAACTTCATGGCCAAGGGCCGGTCATATCTTGATCTTTCAGTTATGCACGACAATAAACAGGCCATTGCCCTGTATGAGAAACTCGGTTTTCAGAGGGTTCCGGTCTTTTGTATAAAGAGAAAAAATCCCATAAACGAGCCCTTGTTCACATCCACCCCTGAAACCAGTCAACTAAACCCCTACTCCACCATTATCATCAAAGAGGCCAGAAGAAGGGGGATCAGCGTGGAGGTCCTGGACCAGGAGTCGGGTCATTTCGCCCTGACCCTGGGCGGAAGAACAGTTGTCTGCTGGGAATCCTTAAGTGAGATGACCAGTGCCATTGCCCTGTGCCGGTGCGATGACAAGTCCCTCACCAGAAGGATTCTGCGCAGGGCCGGACTGAATGTGCCTGAACAGATCAAGGCTGGAAACAGGGAAGAGAATCATGTTTTTCTGCAGAAACATGGTTCCCTGGTTGTCAAACCGGCCAGGGGGGAGCAGGGTGCGGGCATCAGTGTTGATGTCCGTGGTCCTGATGGTCTGGACAAGGCCTGCAGGGCCGCTTCCAGAGTCTGCTCTACTGTTTTGCTTGAAAATTATGTTCAGGGGCAGGATCTCCGGATAATTGTCATTGATTTCAAAGTGGTTGCCGGAGCTGTTCGCAAGCCTGCAGAGATCGTGGGAACAGGCAGACACACCATCAAAGAGCTTATCCAGAAGCAGAGCAGGCGAAGAAGGGCAGCTACTGGAGGGGAAAGTAAAATACCTCTGGATGGTGAAACCAAACGTTGTGTGGCCCAGTCCGGATATGACCTGGAGAGTATCCTTCCGGCTGAAGAACGCCTTGAGGTCCGCAAGACAGCCAACCTCCATACCGGAGGAACCATCCACGATGTTACAGAAAAGCTTCATCCCGAGCTTGTCCGGGCAGCTGAGCATGCGGCCCGGGCCATTAATATACCTGTGGTGGGTCTTGATTTCCTGGTCAGTGATGTGACCGGGCCGGAATATGTGATCATTGAAGCCAATGAACGTCCGGGACTGGCCAATCATGAGCCCCAGCCCACGGCCCAGAGATATGTGGACTTCCTCTTCCCCCAGACAGTTGTTTAA
- a CDS encoding ParB N-terminal domain-containing protein yields the protein MNNLPSLLHLSPAEIDPTDPCLFWAREPDRIFIQNIKDLGQLNPVLVMPAGQRWILISGYRRYMAQKALNQAVLALEIPEAGPEHRGLLYLSSNFTRNLTVGRVISALRFFADHHGPGPESWLLLGIDPGTRLHSLWTAWLSLPRSWDQPLSRGNICLECAELLLALEEKNDLEPLFPFFQDLGWSKNNSLNFITWISEQASNNGQSLRTTIDRLSLDQILQSNQSPADKTKKILKKVFEARYPVFSRLKNRTRQSLRQLEQRSLWQVRHRDDFESTDLIFSARIRNQQDLHRALGELQEISSSSILDQWPVSIHE from the coding sequence ATGAATAATCTTCCTTCATTACTTCATTTAAGCCCCGCAGAAATCGATCCAACAGATCCCTGCCTTTTCTGGGCCAGAGAACCGGACCGGATTTTTATCCAGAACATAAAAGACCTTGGCCAGTTGAATCCTGTCCTTGTCATGCCGGCTGGGCAGAGATGGATCCTGATTTCAGGATACAGGCGATATATGGCCCAGAAAGCCCTGAACCAGGCCGTGCTGGCCCTGGAGATCCCTGAAGCAGGGCCTGAGCACCGGGGGCTTTTATATCTCAGCTCCAACTTCACCCGGAACCTGACGGTCGGCAGGGTCATCTCTGCCCTGCGTTTCTTTGCCGACCATCACGGACCAGGACCTGAATCCTGGCTGCTCCTTGGCATTGATCCAGGCACCAGACTCCACTCATTGTGGACAGCCTGGCTCAGCCTCCCAAGGTCCTGGGACCAGCCATTGAGCCGTGGCAATATCTGTCTGGAATGCGCTGAACTCCTCTTGGCCCTGGAGGAGAAAAACGATCTGGAACCACTTTTTCCATTTTTCCAGGACCTGGGCTGGTCCAAAAACAACAGCCTGAACTTCATCACCTGGATCTCTGAACAGGCATCCAATAATGGCCAAAGCCTCAGGACAACCATTGATCGCCTGAGTCTTGACCAAATCCTCCAGTCAAATCAGTCTCCGGCTGACAAGACCAAAAAGATCCTCAAGAAGGTCTTTGAGGCCAGATACCCGGTCTTTTCCCGCCTGAAAAACCGGACCAGGCAAAGTCTCAGACAGCTGGAGCAGCGGAGTCTCTGGCAGGTTCGGCACAGGGATGACTTTGAATCCACTGACTTGATCTTTTCCGCCAGAATCAGAAACCAGCAGGACCTGCACAGGGCTCTGGGGGAGCTTCAGGAAATCAGCTCTTCCAGCATCCTGGATCAGTGGCCGGTCAGCATCCATGAATAA
- a CDS encoding osmoprotectant NAGGN system M42 family peptidase, with translation MEKKLSIDMHYLKRIMSDLLNIPSPTGYTDKVVHFTCNELDKLGLSHELTRRGAIRADIKGARSSPDRAVVAHLDTLGAMVTKLKPNGRLSLTSIGTWSSRFAEGARVSIFTDFGARRGTILPLKASGHAYDTEIDSQPVSWDNVEVRVDEDALCREDLENLGINVGDWVAVDSPLEISPGGYVNARHLDNKAGVAVLLAAAKAVVETGTKLPIDCHLLFTISEEVGSGASAVLHGDVAEMVSIDNAPIIEGRNRFEKGVTLCIKDSSGPFDYHLTHLLIELCQRHKILHQRDVFRYYRCDAASAIEAGNDLRTALACFGVDASHGHERTHLGSLESLTHLLTVYMQSPPVTERDRRYLGPINGFTEQPLASAQEPEAQSCRIGSQETPEAAD, from the coding sequence ATGGAAAAAAAACTATCCATTGATATGCACTATCTGAAAAGGATCATGAGTGATCTGCTGAACATTCCCAGTCCCACCGGGTATACCGACAAAGTGGTTCACTTTACCTGTAATGAGCTGGATAAACTGGGCCTGTCCCATGAGCTGACCAGGAGGGGGGCCATCAGGGCGGACATCAAGGGGGCCAGATCTTCTCCAGACCGGGCTGTTGTGGCCCACCTGGACACCTTGGGGGCCATGGTCACCAAGCTAAAGCCCAATGGCAGGCTGAGCCTGACCTCAATAGGGACCTGGTCCAGCCGGTTTGCTGAAGGGGCCAGGGTGAGCATTTTCACTGATTTTGGAGCCAGAAGGGGTACCATCCTGCCCCTTAAGGCTTCAGGTCATGCCTATGACACGGAAATAGACTCCCAGCCTGTTTCCTGGGATAATGTAGAGGTCCGGGTGGATGAAGACGCTCTGTGCCGGGAAGATCTGGAAAATTTGGGGATTAATGTGGGTGACTGGGTGGCTGTTGATTCTCCTCTGGAAATAAGTCCAGGGGGATACGTCAATGCCCGGCACCTGGACAACAAGGCAGGGGTGGCTGTTCTTCTGGCTGCTGCAAAGGCAGTGGTTGAGACCGGAACCAAGCTGCCCATTGACTGTCATCTCCTGTTCACCATTTCCGAAGAGGTGGGATCTGGTGCATCAGCTGTGCTGCACGGGGACGTGGCTGAAATGGTCAGTATTGACAACGCTCCTATCATTGAGGGCCGCAACCGTTTTGAAAAAGGGGTCACCCTTTGCATCAAGGACTCCAGCGGTCCTTTTGATTATCACCTGACCCATCTTTTGATTGAGCTTTGTCAAAGACATAAGATTCTGCACCAGCGGGATGTGTTCCGGTACTATCGGTGTGATGCCGCTTCAGCCATTGAAGCCGGCAATGACCTCCGTACCGCCCTGGCCTGCTTTGGAGTGGATGCCTCCCACGGCCATGAACGGACTCATCTGGGTTCCCTGGAATCCCTGACCCACCTGTTGACCGTTTATATGCAGAGCCCTCCGGTGACAGAGAGGGATCGCAGATATCTGGGTCCCATTAATGGTTTTACTGAGCAGCCCCTGGCCTCGGCTCAGGAGCCCGAAGCCCAGTCATGCAGGATCGGATCCCAGGAAACTCCGGAAGCAGCAGATTGA
- the fusA gene encoding elongation factor G translates to MLDKLEKQRTYALIGHGGAGKTSVAEMILYNSKAIQRLGKIEEGTTCLDFEPEEIKRRGSVQPGFSAFSWNKNRHYLIDIPGDNNFIGDISYLLHGVDGVVFVVDAIDGAKPLTKKIWSEAKKQGLPAIFFINKMDRERADFDMAYQSLVNTLGIKPVPLYLPIGAESDFRGMVDVLENKAYLFSGDGVLTPGEVPAEMADIVEEAREAAIENIAESDEVLMEKYLEEGSLTPEEMQQGLRAGVLSGEIVPICVGSALENKGGANLLDAVQQLLPSPLEHPAWQGKDGEVREASPDEHFSAFVFKTITDPFAGHLSVMRVMSGKLSADMTLFNPLKDEKEKLGQLLYLEGKKQTPAKEELGPGAIVAAPKLKKTTTGDTLCAEGRLFVLQVEDLPPCILSYALAAEEKGEEDKVFSAVQRLLDEDINLRLARNEETGDMLLSGMGQLHIETAVEKARRRYKANIVLKTPKIPYRETIKGRAEVQGRYKKQTGGRGQFGDCWIRLEPRQRGEGYEFEDAIVGGAIPRQYIPAVDKGIQETAAKGVVAGYPVVDFKVTLYDGSYHSVDSSEMAFKVAGSMAFKKAVEQCKPILLEPIVLVQVYVPDEYMGDVIGDLSSKRGKVLGSDSDKGITEVRAHVPMSEILQYAQDLRSMTGGQGTFTMEFDHYEECPAPIAEKIIAESKEAREG, encoded by the coding sequence ATGCTGGATAAGTTGGAAAAGCAGAGGACCTATGCCTTGATCGGACACGGAGGAGCTGGAAAGACCTCTGTGGCTGAGATGATTCTTTATAACAGCAAGGCCATACAGCGACTGGGCAAGATTGAAGAAGGGACCACTTGCCTTGATTTTGAACCTGAAGAGATAAAGAGAAGAGGCAGTGTCCAGCCCGGGTTTTCAGCCTTCAGCTGGAACAAGAACCGGCATTATCTCATTGATATCCCCGGAGACAATAATTTTATCGGCGACATCAGCTATCTTTTGCATGGCGTTGACGGGGTGGTGTTTGTGGTTGACGCCATTGACGGGGCCAAGCCCCTGACCAAGAAGATCTGGTCCGAAGCCAAAAAACAGGGCCTTCCTGCAATCTTTTTTATCAACAAGATGGACAGGGAAAGGGCTGACTTTGACATGGCCTACCAGAGTCTGGTCAATACCCTGGGTATTAAACCAGTCCCTCTTTACCTGCCCATAGGGGCTGAATCAGATTTCAGAGGGATGGTGGATGTCCTTGAGAATAAGGCTTACCTGTTTTCCGGGGACGGGGTCCTGACTCCCGGAGAAGTGCCGGCTGAGATGGCCGACATTGTGGAGGAAGCCAGGGAGGCGGCCATTGAGAATATCGCTGAAAGTGATGAAGTGCTCATGGAAAAGTATCTGGAAGAAGGAAGCCTTACTCCTGAAGAGATGCAGCAGGGTCTAAGGGCAGGTGTGCTTTCCGGTGAAATAGTGCCCATCTGCGTTGGCTCTGCCCTTGAAAACAAAGGCGGGGCAAATCTTCTTGATGCGGTCCAGCAGCTCCTGCCATCTCCCCTTGAACATCCCGCATGGCAGGGCAAAGATGGAGAAGTCAGGGAGGCCAGTCCGGATGAGCATTTTTCGGCCTTTGTCTTTAAGACCATTACTGATCCCTTTGCCGGCCATTTAAGTGTCATGAGGGTCATGTCCGGAAAACTGTCCGCTGATATGACTCTTTTCAACCCCTTGAAGGATGAAAAGGAAAAACTGGGCCAGCTTTTGTATCTGGAAGGCAAAAAACAGACTCCGGCCAAGGAGGAGTTGGGCCCCGGGGCCATTGTTGCCGCGCCCAAGCTCAAGAAAACCACCACTGGAGACACCTTGTGCGCTGAAGGAAGGCTTTTTGTGCTTCAAGTCGAAGACCTGCCTCCTTGCATCCTGTCCTACGCCCTGGCGGCCGAAGAAAAGGGTGAAGAAGACAAGGTCTTCTCAGCTGTCCAGAGACTCCTGGATGAGGATATCAATCTCAGGCTGGCCAGAAACGAGGAGACAGGGGATATGCTGCTTTCCGGAATGGGCCAGCTGCACATTGAAACTGCAGTGGAAAAGGCCAGAAGAAGGTATAAAGCCAATATCGTCCTCAAGACCCCCAAGATTCCCTACCGGGAAACCATCAAGGGCCGGGCTGAAGTCCAGGGAAGGTACAAAAAACAGACCGGAGGCAGAGGACAGTTCGGTGACTGCTGGATCAGGCTTGAACCAAGGCAGCGGGGAGAAGGCTACGAATTTGAAGATGCTATTGTGGGCGGGGCCATCCCCAGGCAGTATATTCCGGCAGTTGACAAAGGAATTCAGGAAACAGCAGCCAAGGGAGTGGTGGCCGGCTATCCGGTGGTAGATTTCAAAGTCACCCTGTATGATGGTTCTTATCACAGCGTGGACTCATCAGAAATGGCCTTCAAGGTGGCTGGTTCCATGGCCTTTAAAAAGGCCGTGGAACAGTGCAAGCCGATTCTGCTGGAGCCCATAGTCCTGGTCCAGGTCTATGTGCCTGACGAGTATATGGGGGACGTCATCGGAGATTTGTCCAGCAAGCGGGGCAAAGTTCTGGGTTCTGATTCAGACAAGGGGATCACTGAAGTCAGAGCTCATGTGCCCATGTCTGAAATCCTTCAGTATGCCCAGGATCTGCGTTCCATGACCGGCGGTCAGGGCACCTTTACCATGGAGTTCGATCACTATGAGGAGTGCCCGGCACCTATTGCAGAAAAGATAATTGCTGAAAGCAAGGAAGCCAGAGAGGGCTGA
- a CDS encoding alpha/beta hydrolase translates to MFKVIASLSGIFFFFYLVFLGYAYFFQHRLVYVPYSSLQGDPAQIGLGFQEVYIDSRNGNRVHAWFIPAAQERAVVLFCHGNAGNISHRLQTISYLHSLDVSVLIFDYQGYGRSSGKPSEINTYADARAAWDYLVGTRRIDPDRIFIFGRSLGGAVAADLAAKTDPAGVILESTFTSVIDLGSELFRFLPVRLLSRFEYNTLDKLRNISAPTLIIHSPDDEIIPHSHGQRLYESATEPKHFQEIRGGHNTGFMESEVSYLESLDDFFSRYSPDGGP, encoded by the coding sequence ATGTTTAAAGTAATTGCTTCCCTTTCTGGCATTTTTTTCTTTTTTTACCTGGTTTTTCTGGGATATGCCTATTTTTTTCAGCATCGTCTGGTTTATGTGCCCTATTCCAGCCTGCAGGGAGATCCGGCCCAGATCGGACTGGGTTTCCAGGAGGTATACATTGACTCCAGAAACGGAAACAGGGTTCATGCCTGGTTCATCCCTGCAGCCCAGGAACGGGCAGTGGTCCTGTTCTGCCATGGAAATGCCGGCAACATATCCCACCGCTTGCAGACCATCAGCTACCTGCATTCCCTGGACGTGTCTGTTCTGATCTTTGATTATCAGGGTTATGGACGGAGTTCCGGAAAACCCAGCGAGATTAATACCTACGCTGATGCCCGGGCTGCCTGGGACTATCTGGTGGGAACCAGGAGAATTGATCCGGACAGAATTTTCATCTTCGGCAGATCCCTGGGTGGAGCTGTGGCTGCCGACCTTGCCGCAAAGACCGATCCGGCCGGAGTCATTCTGGAATCAACCTTCACCAGTGTCATTGACCTTGGCTCGGAGCTGTTCAGGTTTCTGCCGGTGCGGCTTCTGTCCCGTTTTGAATATAATACCCTGGATAAACTGAGAAATATATCCGCACCCACCCTCATCATTCACAGTCCGGACGACGAGATAATTCCCCACTCCCACGGGCAGCGCCTCTACGAATCTGCAACCGAGCCCAAACATTTTCAGGAAATAAGGGGCGGGCACAACACCGGGTTTATGGAGAGCGAGGTCAGCTACCTGGAATCCCTTGATGATTTTTTTTCCAGATACTCACCAGATGGAGGGCCTTAA
- a CDS encoding N-acetylglutaminylglutamine amidotransferase — protein MCGICGEIRFDNKEITPDAVYRMSRAMVPRGPDGSGLVQLGRQCLGHRRLKIVDLSEKSRQPMIDSELGLSCVFNGMIYNFKEIREELAAQGYRFFSDGDTEVVIKAYHHWGMECVDRFMGMFAFAIVERDSGRVVLGRDRLGIKPLYYAEKNSSLLFASSLPAILATGAAGPEIDPVALHYYMSFHAVVPAPHTMLLDVRKLGPATLMTIEPDGEKKETVYWRPDYRRSSQDQQRSFEEWQDLVMDSLRKAVQRRMVADVPVGVLLSGGLDSSLVVGLLAEAGVRDLKTFSIGFESVGGEQGDEFRYSDVIARHFSTDHHKIRVRSGEALANIQNCVRAMSEPMVSHDNIGFYLLSREVSKKVKVVQSGQGADEIFGGYHWYPPLMDSLDPVQDYSKVFFDLDHKTYAQTVNPELVLEDFSSRFVRDHFEKEGADRTIDMAMRLDSLIMLVDDPVKRVDNMTMAWGLEARVPFLDHELVELAARIPPEYKVGQGGKFVLKEASRKVIPAEVIDRPKGYFPVPALKYLKGDFLDFVRDVLADPGARNRRIFQQKHLDRLLDNPQEEITPLGSSRLWQAALLELWFQTHDI, from the coding sequence ATGTGTGGTATTTGTGGAGAAATCCGGTTTGATAACAAGGAAATTACGCCTGATGCAGTTTACAGGATGTCCAGGGCCATGGTTCCCAGGGGGCCGGACGGGTCGGGCCTGGTTCAGCTGGGCAGACAGTGCCTGGGTCATCGAAGACTCAAGATTGTGGATCTGAGCGAAAAGTCCAGACAGCCCATGATCGATTCTGAGCTGGGGCTGTCATGTGTGTTCAACGGGATGATCTATAATTTCAAGGAGATCCGGGAAGAGCTTGCTGCCCAGGGTTACAGGTTTTTTTCCGATGGGGATACAGAGGTAGTTATCAAGGCCTACCATCACTGGGGCATGGAGTGCGTGGACCGGTTCATGGGCATGTTTGCCTTTGCAATAGTCGAGCGCGATTCAGGCCGGGTTGTTCTTGGCCGGGACCGCCTGGGCATCAAGCCCCTTTATTATGCCGAAAAAAACAGCAGTCTTTTGTTTGCTTCTTCTCTTCCGGCCATTCTGGCCACTGGAGCGGCAGGTCCGGAAATAGATCCGGTTGCTCTGCATTACTATATGAGCTTTCATGCGGTGGTGCCAGCCCCGCATACCATGCTTCTGGATGTGCGCAAGCTGGGTCCGGCAACCCTGATGACCATTGAACCGGATGGGGAAAAAAAAGAGACGGTCTATTGGAGGCCGGATTACAGAAGAAGTTCCCAGGACCAGCAGAGGTCTTTTGAAGAGTGGCAGGATCTGGTTATGGACTCCCTGCGCAAGGCTGTTCAAAGGAGAATGGTGGCTGACGTGCCGGTTGGAGTTCTTTTGTCCGGCGGGCTGGATTCCAGCCTGGTGGTGGGCCTTCTGGCTGAGGCCGGAGTCAGGGACCTCAAGACATTTTCCATTGGTTTTGAGTCAGTGGGCGGGGAACAGGGAGACGAGTTCAGGTATTCGGACGTTATAGCCAGACATTTCAGCACTGACCATCATAAGATCAGGGTCAGATCAGGAGAGGCCCTGGCCAATATCCAGAATTGTGTCCGGGCCATGTCTGAACCCATGGTCAGCCATGACAATATCGGTTTCTATCTCCTTTCTAGAGAGGTCTCCAAAAAGGTCAAGGTGGTCCAGAGCGGACAGGGGGCAGACGAGATTTTCGGTGGCTATCACTGGTATCCGCCTCTTATGGACAGCCTTGACCCAGTCCAGGACTACTCCAAGGTGTTCTTTGATCTTGATCATAAAACCTATGCCCAGACAGTTAACCCGGAGCTGGTGCTGGAAGATTTCAGCAGCCGGTTTGTCCGGGACCATTTTGAAAAGGAGGGGGCGGATCGGACCATAGATATGGCCATGCGGCTGGATTCTCTGATCATGCTGGTGGATGACCCGGTAAAACGGGTGGATAACATGACCATGGCCTGGGGCCTGGAGGCCAGGGTACCTTTTCTTGACCACGAGCTGGTGGAGCTGGCAGCCCGGATTCCACCTGAATACAAGGTGGGCCAGGGAGGAAAGTTTGTCCTTAAGGAGGCCTCCAGAAAAGTGATTCCTGCTGAGGTCATTGACCGGCCCAAGGGATATTTCCCGGTTCCGGCCCTCAAATATCTCAAGGGTGATTTTCTGGATTTTGTCCGGGATGTCCTGGCTGATCCCGGAGCCAGAAACAGAAGGATTTTCCAGCAGAAGCATCTGGACAGGCTTTTGGATAATCCCCAGGAAGAGATAACCCCCCTTGGATCATCCAGGCTCTGGCAGGCTGCACTCCTGGAACTGTGGTTTCAAACCCATGACATCTGA